Genomic DNA from Larus michahellis chromosome 3, bLarMic1.1, whole genome shotgun sequence:
CATTAGAAAGACAAAACCAAGCTGAACAACAGTGCTGTCAAACTGTAATCAATTTCTACCGAAATCTGGAAGAACCCCCCCCTAAtgataatttgtttttcttaagtgaCAAAATTATCCTTGCTGAAAAGCAGCTGTCTCCTCGGTAACGAGACTGAAGATTGAGTGTTGCATTTATTTGGAATATGCTGACATCTAGCATTCCTGCTCATGCtttttgctctgaaaagaaagctgtttttccaGCACTCATTTCCCAGACATGAAAGTAATCTAAAAAGTAGTTAAACTAATATACTGAGTAAGCCCTGCAAGCCTAACAGATCAATAGTAAGACAGATTCGAGGAAAACCATGGCTTGAAAACAGCACAAAccgcatttattttaaaaaaaattagtatttcgaCACAAAAATGTACTATCCAGTAGATCTGTGGAAATCCTGCATCTGTCTATTGTGGCGGTTCTGCACAAGTCTTAAGTTTTCTGCAGAGAACAGCAAACACGCTAGCTGATCAAAGTAtcattgtattaaaaaaaccaactatCCGCAAAAGTCCTTTACAGGAGCATCCCGTTATTTCTTCGCATAAGTGATTTTCATGGCATGAGACGGAGTGATCTTGAATCCTTGGAGAGCATCTCGAGCAGCTCCTGCTTGATTCTCATTTTCAAACTCCACAAATGCAATGTCATGGCGCCCAGGCACTAAGCGTACTTCTTTGAATCCAGgaaacctttaaaataaagtgaGAGAGTCAGATAATATTTCCTAGTTTGATAATACATCTCTCTTCCGTAGCCATAAGCCCTTATCATAAGCATCTAACAGTATATTTACTGCTAATGAAAGATTTAAATTGAAGGGGTTTACAAGTCCAGTCCTTGGAACCGTGCCTCAATTAAGGATCATTACATGGAAGCAATTTAATCAGTCTTGCACACATATGGAAGCAACTAAAGCTAGTTTTAAAACTGCTCCTGCTGTCGTAAAGTCTTTAAGATTACAGTCACTAGCTTAAATCCACTGCAGATTGATAGTAGGTAACTTACACAATCAAAAccagctgcaaaaaaagaaactggatttGCTTTCTGCACCAAGTCATCAGAACAAACATCTGTAATCTTGGCAGTAAGACTAAGAACTGAAATACCTTCAGAAGAAATTCTCATTTCTAAAAAGTCAGCTTGCCAACTGAGAAAAAGCATACAGGTAACAGAAGAATTCAAAGGAAAAGTTCATTCTATTCAAAACTTACTGATTGAATAACATGGACAGCATCATCTCATTTGTTTCCTCAGGCAAGTTATTAAGGAAAAGGATATAGTTTGGTGGGTTATCAGGCACCTGCAACAACAGAAGATCAAAGCTTAGAAGATTATACACAGCTATCTGTTCCTCTTGATCTCTCTGCATGATTATTTGAAACGAGACTCACATATCCTTAGTTTTCCTCATCACACTGCTATCTGGACTTCATTATACCTTCACACAATATGCAGACATAGCCCCTCGGTTCTTTTACACTGATATATTAATTTGGAGAGGCTCTTCCACAAAAATCACAACAGGATACTGTCTTATATACGATATTTAAACTCGACAACTCAACAGCTGATACTGCACTACTCTCAGCACTGCCAGGGTGGGatccaggtgctgaagcaccGGCTGTCCAAGACACATGCGTGGCAGTGGAAGAACCTATGAAAGGCTTACACCCTTCTGGAACAGCAGTTGGAAGCCAAGATAAATACCCTGTTCATCTACAGTAGTACTGAAATACTGAATATCTTTGGGCAACTCAAACCTACAAAACACATATGGTTTTACTACAGTGTTCTCAAATTTATTAATTAGAAACCCCATTAGATTTTAAACTTTAGAGTCTTTATCTAACAGATTTGCCTGCTAATATGAATTTATAGCAACCCACAAGGCTGAGTAGTCAGTTTACTGACACTGGACTGAAAGACCTTCCTAAGTCATCAAGGAAATTACaaaaatgaagaggaactggACACAACTTCAAACGTCCTAATAGTGGTGCCAACTTAATGCCTCGGGAGAACAGTTTCCTTCAGCTGATGGAAATATTCCAGGCAGTGCCATCAGAAAATAAACTTCTGAAGTTCAAACGAATACCTAAATACTCAGTGTTGTGCTTCCACGCAAACTGACCTACCCATATTGTGCCTTGTAACAAATGATGCCTGAAAGAAAACCCAGACTGGGAGCAAGAAGTTTTCCCCTGTGGATTATGCATGCAATTCTCAGTGACAGTACTTCAGGAATGCAAATATATCCTCCTATAGTATTTGCCCTCCTGCAGATCCTGGCTCTTTAGTACCTCCACTTCTAACACACATGAAGCACCGGGAGCTTGTGCTACATCCCCACACAATCCTTTGGAAAATAAGACACTTGTGAGAAAAGAGTAAAAGTGATTAGAGGACCCCCAAACTCCTGAAAGGAAGCTTTTAGGTAGATATTCTGGCACCCTGCGtagtcttccttctccttttctattagtagaacaaaattaaaggaaatttattaacaataataaaaaaaaagaatccttcaaCCGATACTAAGCACAGTCCAAATTTAAGAATCAAGTGGGATTTGTTAATAATGTGATTTCCTGTATAATGGTGAAAAATTGTAGGTTTTCATTTCATATTAAGCAGATAAAGTAAAAGTGTGATTTCTTTTGTTTACTGTGATTTAGCTCTTAAGACAAATGtatcacaaaacaaaaaggaagctgTAAAATATACCCTCAAGTTTCCATGTGTAACAAACTATTATtcataaagaataattttaaacattagtgcttttacttaaaaaaaaagaaaaaggcattacCTGCTGATTCTGTGCTGCAGTCCCTGAGGCATTGGCTGAATTTTGTGTTGCTCCCTATTAAGTAAGTACAAAATACTTTTACAAAGGTGTTCTGTTAGAAATATATAAGCACACGTCACCATAGTTCTGTACAACTCAAGGGAGtatgttaagatttttttaagcTACAATCCAAGGAATACTTATTGCTTATGAGATACCTCCCAAAGGGAAACATAAAGCACATGAATTTAATTGAACTTCAAAgccaggcaattaaaaaaaaacatcagtaCTATCTGCTCTCACTAATGGCTGAGTCAGCAGATACAGCAAATCACTATTTCTCCAcattataaaatttaatttaatagacAGGAAGGAAGCAGTGTGGAAAATGAAGGCCTGCACAAGACATacctaaaaggagaaaaataggtGTTTCTGCTGAGGATTCCAGTTTAGCAAGGATAACTAAAGCTATTACCATTATAGCTAGTAGCAATTACTTCCTTCTAAGAGATTTGTATATaatgattggggttttttttaatgaatcctGAGAAATCTGAATATTCTACCTAGAAAATGTTGCTTTCTCTGAACACTCTTATCTGTCCTTGATACCAATTTGTGCCTTAGCAGGAAATGTAGTTAAATAACACAATATTCAAAATCCGTTCCTTGATGTTTTCTGCTATACTTCACCACATAAATTACTAGATGTTATTAGTTTAGGCCAGGCCACCCTTAGTGGAGATATATTCCAAGGCAACTCCTTTTCATCTACCTGTAAATGAATTATCTTGTTTCCATTTACCATTCTTAGTGCTTACagagcaaagaaggcattaaaatACCAAAGGGCAAAGCTGGTTGAGCACTTGAAGCTGGCATTaaagacacacgcacacacctctccttttttttcttttttaaaaagatgttagtTTCTACTTTGGTTTATTGTACCTTTGCCCTACATCTTTGTTTTCAGCAGGTaataggaaaggagaaaaaaaaaaaaaagggaacagcaAAGAATATATTAGCAGCCCCCTCTGCTTCAACTTACAGTGAGTGCTCAAGAGCACTAGATATCAATAGACCACAATTTAGCGAATTGAGAAGTACCAAAAGACAATGCTTAgtcctaaaaaaataatttaaaatagtttttgtgtttttgtttttttttttttttttttttttttctttctttaaacagaGAAGCAGCTTACCTGGATAACCTTTTTATTTGCTGCATTTGCTGACTGCTCCAGAGATTTggccttcttcttttctttccttttttccttatcGGCAAAGGTACCACGCATTTTAGAGATGATATCAGAGTCTGTTTTTGCATACTGAATAcgctttttaaaaggaaaaaaaatagtacattttGCAGTTACTAAGTCTGAACATTTTGTACCTGTCCTAGTTTCAGATGGGaaagacttgatttttctttgtagtgattgctgtgaaagcaaTGTCctattgtttttagttgttgctacgtgatgtttacactattcaaggacttttttttcatcttcccatagaagcatagacagaacgaTGGAATGGCCAGTGAAACACTCCATACCATAGACATGATGCTCAGTACATAAACGGGGAGGGGGTggaatctgcaatcactgctccagatggtgccaattcactaggcagtgagagtgacccgtgtcactattattatttttcctgttctgttattgtttctattaaaatgtctttacctcaacccacaagtttttttcctccctttgaccccccccctccccttctccctttttttttccccacctcctccccctaccctttggaggggaggggacagggactgagcaagcagctgcgtggttGTAGTTGCTGGTTgggattaaaccacaacagcattATTTTCATTAACTGTCTCCTACTAAACTGCATGTACAGTTTTTAGCAGAacttattatattaaaaatggtTTTTTACGAACTGTAGGTATGCTTACAGAGTATCTAATCCTCATATTTAATTCTGCGCACAGCAAGGGAACTCTAAAAAAACCTTAAGATGGTAATTACTAGTTTTAATTCATTGAAATTGGAACTCTTCATCTAACAGCATCTTTTTAACAACTGTCAAGGTAACATATACAAAGCAATAGAAGGACATTTGACAAAATTGGCAGTAGCTTCTATTAAAAAACCTGAGAGGGAGTTAAAGTTTTAAGGGGAGTTAAAATTTTAACAGTAATTTCTCAGATCTGTACAGAAAATCAAGTTCAAGAAAACTCAGACTTCTTAAATAGAAAGGCAGTTACCTGCCTTAATCCAGACTGGACTGTGTAAATTCTGTCAGCAGCACAGCCATGTTCGCTTCCTGACAAAGGCTGCCCAGTGCACTAGCCAGTGGGTAAGCAGGTTCAGCTAAGAGGACACAGGTGTGCAACATTATATACGCACACAATCCTATTGCTTTTACTATCAGAGACTATCTCAACACAAAATTACACAGCAGCtgaagattttcttaaaaaatgtttttgttcagtGATTACATAGGATATGCATGCTGCCGGCAATAGTCAAAGAGGGAAGTACACCTGAAAGCTTATGAAGCCttaatctttttatttcctattgaGTTTTACTGAGCACACAACTCTTTAAGGCTAACTGACAGAACTGAGCTTGCACAATTCCTTGTTAAGGATTTAATTAGAGAATCTGAAAGTGTTAATGAAAAAAGCTCATGGCTCAGCAACACAAGAACTGCCTATGCTTTCCTTAATGCTCAAAGCTATGAGCCGAAAGCCAGTATTAATATACCCATCCATCACTGAAGTTAAGTGGGCCATTTGCATGTATCATTATGCCTCACAAATAAT
This window encodes:
- the SNRPB2 gene encoding U2 small nuclear ribonucleoprotein B'', with protein sequence MDIRPNHTIYINNINDKIKKEELKRSLYALFSQFGHVVDIVALKTMKMRGQAFVIFKELGSSTNALRQLQGFPFYGKPMRIQYAKTDSDIISKMRGTFADKEKRKEKKKAKSLEQSANAANKKVIQGATQNSANASGTAAQNQQVPDNPPNYILFLNNLPEETNEMMLSMLFNQFPGFKEVRLVPGRHDIAFVEFENENQAGAARDALQGFKITPSHAMKITYAKK